In one Nicotiana tomentosiformis chromosome 6, ASM39032v3, whole genome shotgun sequence genomic region, the following are encoded:
- the LOC104110431 gene encoding probable enoyl-CoA hydratase 1, peroxisomal: protein MEKSSQENLILVNRESDGVAWVTINRPKSLNSLTKSMMVDLARIFKSLDADDSVRVIILTGSGRSFCSGVDLTAAEDVFKGDVKDVETDPVAQMERCRKPIIGAIGGFAVTAGFEISLACDLLVASNDAKFLDTHARFGIFPSWGLSQKLSRVIGPSRAREASLTAMPLSAEQAERWGLVNYVVDRSELLKKARQIAEAIIKNNHDLVLKYKAVINDGFKQDLTRALALEKERAHEYYDGMSKDHFKKLQEFIAGRSSSKPSSKL, encoded by the exons ATGGAGAAATCATCACAGGAAAATCTGATACTGGTGAATCGGGAATCCGACGGGGTTGCATGGGTTACAATAAACCGACCCAAGTCCCTAAATTCCCTGACTAAGTCAATGATGGTTGATCTTGCTCGAATTTTCAAGTCCTTGGACGCGGATGATTCGGTTCGGGTCATTATACTCACCGGATCGGGTCGATCGTTCTGCTCGGGCGTTGACCTGACGGCAGCGGAGGACGTGTTTAAGGGTGACGTGAAGGATGTGGAGACTGATCCGGTGGCGCAAATGGAACGCTGTAGGAAGCCCATCATTGGGGCTATTGGGGGATTTGCTGTGACTGCTGGTTTTGAGATTTCTCTTGCTTGTGATTTGTTGGTTGCCTCTAATGATGCTAAATTCTTGGACACTCATGCAAG GTTTGGGATATTTCCTTCTTGGGGTCTATCTCAGAAACTCTCTCGTGTTATTGGACCCAGCCGAGCTCGTGAAGCATCTTTAACTGCAATGCCTCTCAGCGCTGAACAAGCTGAGAGATGGGGTTTGGTAAATTATGTTGTAGACAGAAGTGAACTTTTGAAGAAAGCTAGGCAAATAGCAGAAGCCATCATCAAGAACAACCACGACCTGGTTTTGAAGTACAAGGCAGTAATCAATGATGGGTTCAAACAAGACTTGACCCGAGCCCTTGCTCTTGAGAAG GAGAGGGCACACGAGTATTACGATGGAATGTCCAAAGATCACTTTAAGAAACTGCAAGAGTTCATTGCTGGTCGGAGTTCAAGCAAACCTTCCTCAAAATTATAG
- the LOC104110430 gene encoding uncharacterized protein isoform X1 has protein sequence MGRKNRSDSVKVLESRKDVVGKSEKKKSKMVRVDGVEGKRKRVVEDEVNMGVKPKKGKVQKAEKVKIPNKVCKPWKLYIPVGEPFPVTHWTSYTNVDIVSVLQSKLIDVQLQMFRESYFGYFLDLPQVSIQAQLIRSLMFRELVQDKCDQFYVKLNDECVLRFGLRKFGVVIGLNCCGNEHVEGNFSGPNRLVDTYFLYFEAVSKKSLIDCFEKKK, from the exons ATGGGAAGAAAAAATCGTTCCGACAGTGTTAAAGTGTTAGAATCTCGAAAGGATGTTGTTGGGAAATCAGAGAAAAAGAAGAGCAAAATGGTTAGAGTGGATGGTGTTGAAGGTAAGAGAAAACGTGTCGTGGAGGACGAAGTGAATATGGGTGTCAAACCAAAAAAAGGTAAGGTTCAGAAGGCAGAAAAAGTTAAAATTCCTAACAAAGTTTGTAAG CCTTGGAAGctttatattccagttggtgagccTTTTCCTGTTACTCATTGGACATCATACACTAATGTGGACATCGTATCAGTTTTACAGTCAAAGTTGATTGATGTCCAGCTTCAGATGTTTAGGGAAAGCTATTTTGGCTATTTCCTTGATTTACCTCAAGTTTCTATCCAGGCACAACTTATTCGTTCTTTAATGTTTAGGGAGTTGGTTCAAGATAAGTGTGATCAATTTTATGTGAAATTGAATGACGAATGTGTTTTACGTTTTGGTCTTCGAAAATTTGGTGTTGTAATTGGTTTAAACTGTTGTGGCAACGAACATGTTGAGGGTAACTTCAGTGGACCCAATAGGTTGGTGGAtacttattttctttattttgaagCGGTGTCAAAGAAGTCGCTTATTGATTGTTTTGAGAAGAAGAAATGA
- the LOC104110430 gene encoding uncharacterized protein isoform X2 gives MEYVSDKFKEVFELINFKFGASEDKYGAHPEEDTSGRQDNNNFVRNMEFGGNEDVDMDGCKVRESEGKNVPHSQGDTSVHHCNNIVLDAADQLCVNIMEEPFGVKVNMFVAKVTFTPDVAHAAAIGKTTDEAAGEMEAEYEKDKVPESQTGAVCVNASVDETAGEIKEQS, from the exons ATGGAATATGTTTCTGATAAATTCAAGGAAGTCTTTGAGTTAATAAATTTCAAG tttgGTGCAAGCGAAGACAAATATGGTGCACATCCAGAGGAAGACACCAGTGGTCGTCAAGACAATAATAATTTTGTGAGAAATATGGAGTTTGGTGGCAATGAAGATGTTGACATGGATGGTTGTAAG gtcCGTGAAAGTGAAGGCAAAAATGTTCCACATTCTCAAGGAGATACCAGTGTGCATCATTGTAACAACATTGTTCTCGATGCAGCAGATCAGTTATGTGTCAATATCATGGAAGAACCTTTTGGTGTGAAAGTTAACATGTTCGTTGCTAAAGTAACTTTCACACCAGATGTAGCACATGCTGCCGCTATTGGTAAGACTACAGATGAGGCGGCAGGGGAGATGGAGGCAGAATATGAGAAAGACAAGGTTCCTGAATCTCAGACTGGCGCTGTTTGTGTGAATGCAAGTGTTGATGAGACGGCAGGGGAGATAAAGGAACAATCTTAG